One region of Catenuloplanes indicus genomic DNA includes:
- a CDS encoding GNAT family N-acetyltransferase, with protein sequence MGLWRIRATVDDRPGYLSVLTASLALKAVNILAVQVHTTEGGAVDDFLVDAPDAMTERDLLAAVEKGRGRDPWIAPAEPQALADAPTSALGLAARLVRDPDSLGDALGGMLGATEVTWRAELPRTTPPTRFGLARSAMRLADPAGGVYEIVRTEPAFTPAEYARAQALVEVAAAALRAAEEPVTLLLPDGDEITIRPAQSEDLPAVRRMRACRLTAGPSRVHRLIPHGMVALAGERVIGLAGLVPEGDIAEVGLLVDDAWRGRGIGATLLRRLLAMAGRAGLAALVVHVRAREEAMLSTLESLGPASALERDAGLVTVTLPITPTRAASPAS encoded by the coding sequence GTGGGGCTGTGGCGAATCAGGGCGACGGTGGACGACCGTCCGGGCTACCTGTCCGTGCTCACCGCGAGCCTGGCGCTGAAGGCGGTGAACATCCTGGCCGTCCAGGTGCACACCACCGAGGGCGGCGCGGTGGACGACTTCCTGGTCGACGCGCCCGACGCGATGACCGAGCGCGACCTGCTCGCCGCCGTCGAGAAGGGCCGCGGCCGGGATCCTTGGATCGCACCGGCCGAGCCGCAGGCGCTGGCGGACGCACCGACCAGCGCGCTCGGTCTCGCGGCCCGGCTGGTCCGCGACCCGGACTCGCTGGGCGACGCGCTCGGCGGCATGCTCGGCGCCACCGAGGTCACCTGGCGGGCGGAGCTGCCGCGCACCACGCCGCCGACCCGGTTCGGGCTGGCCCGCTCCGCGATGCGGCTGGCCGACCCGGCCGGTGGCGTCTACGAGATCGTCCGGACCGAGCCGGCGTTCACGCCCGCGGAGTACGCGCGGGCGCAGGCGCTGGTCGAGGTGGCGGCCGCCGCGCTCCGCGCCGCCGAAGAGCCGGTCACGCTGCTGCTCCCGGACGGCGACGAGATCACGATCCGCCCGGCCCAGAGCGAGGATCTTCCCGCGGTACGGCGGATGCGCGCCTGCCGGCTGACCGCCGGACCGTCCCGGGTGCACCGGCTGATCCCGCACGGCATGGTCGCGCTCGCCGGCGAGCGGGTGATCGGCCTGGCCGGTCTGGTGCCGGAGGGCGACATAGCCGAGGTGGGCCTGCTGGTCGACGACGCCTGGCGCGGGCGCGGCATCGGCGCCACGCTGCTCCGCCGGCTGCTCGCGATGGCCGGACGCGCCGGGCTGGCCGCGCTGGTCGTGCACGTGCGGGCGCGCGAGGAGGCGATGCTCTCCACGCTGGAAAGCCTCGGCCCGGCCTCCGCGCTGGAGCGCGACGCCGGCCTGGTCACGGTCACCCTTCCGATCACCCCGACCCGGGCGGCCTCACCGGCGTCCTAG
- a CDS encoding DUF3072 domain-containing protein, whose protein sequence is MTDQQQNSAQKDPADWTTGDEPATGPQESYLHTLANEAGEPAPEGLTKAEASQRIDELQQKTGRGVS, encoded by the coding sequence ATGACCGACCAGCAGCAGAATTCGGCGCAGAAGGACCCGGCGGACTGGACCACCGGTGACGAGCCGGCGACCGGACCGCAGGAGTCCTACCTGCACACGCTGGCGAACGAGGCCGGCGAGCCGGCGCCCGAGGGCCTGACCAAGGCGGAGGCGTCGCAGCGGATCGACGAGCTGCAGCAGAAGACCGGGCGCGGCGTCAGCTGA
- a CDS encoding GNAT family N-acetyltransferase, with amino-acid sequence MNVIAAPGALCGPSCAAVLHGATVLLRPTEAADIPALAAIRRHPDVRRWWGGGDDLAAEVTDDHLDAETPTFAIVVDGTVTGMIQWHEETDPMYRHAGIDIFLDPAVRGRGLGPDAIRTLARHLVDAHGHHRLVIDPAAANTAAIRCYAKAGFRPVGVMRRYERSPDGSWHDGLLMDLLAEELS; translated from the coding sequence ATGAACGTCATCGCGGCGCCCGGCGCCCTCTGCGGTCCGTCCTGCGCGGCCGTGCTGCACGGCGCGACGGTGCTGCTGCGCCCGACCGAGGCGGCGGACATCCCGGCGCTGGCCGCGATCCGCCGCCACCCGGACGTGCGGCGCTGGTGGGGTGGCGGGGACGACCTGGCCGCCGAGGTCACCGACGACCACCTGGACGCGGAGACGCCGACGTTCGCGATCGTGGTCGACGGCACGGTGACCGGCATGATCCAGTGGCATGAGGAGACGGACCCGATGTACCGGCACGCCGGCATCGACATCTTCCTCGACCCGGCCGTGCGCGGCCGTGGCCTCGGCCCGGACGCGATCCGCACGCTGGCCCGGCACCTGGTCGACGCGCACGGCCACCACCGGCTGGTGATCGATCCGGCCGCCGCGAACACGGCCGCGATCCGGTGTTATGCCAAGGCCGGGTTCCGCCCGGTCGGCGTGATGCGCCGGTACGAGCGGTCCCCCGACGGCTCCTGGCACGACGGCCTGCTGATGGACCTCCTGGCGGAGGAGCTCAGCTGA
- the bsaP gene encoding biotin synthase auxiliary protein BsaP → MTWCDRCGEALSGADHTACAAARRLEPPRFCPDCRRRMKVQVLPSGWSAVCAEHGTRMMAG, encoded by the coding sequence ATGACCTGGTGCGACCGGTGCGGTGAGGCGCTGTCCGGCGCAGACCACACCGCGTGCGCGGCGGCCCGCCGGCTGGAGCCGCCGCGGTTCTGCCCGGACTGCCGGCGCAGGATGAAGGTGCAGGTCCTCCCGTCCGGCTGGAGCGCGGTGTGCGCGGAGCACGGAACGCGCATGATGGCGGGATGA
- the bioB gene encoding biotin synthase BioB produces MADILDRARTQVLENGIGLGESDILEVLTLPDEDLPAALQLAHEVRMRWCGPEVEVEGIVSLKTGGCPEDCHFCSQSGLFTSPVRAVWLDIPQLVEAAKQTAATGATEFCIVAAVRGPDARLMKQMREGVAAIRAAVDIQVAASLGMLTQEQVDELVEMGVHRYNHNLETCRSYFPNVVSTHSWEERWETLRMVRESGMEVCCGGIIGLGESVAQRAEFAAQLASLDPHEVPLNFLNPRPGTPLADQPVLAPRDALRAIAAFRLAMPRTILRYAGGREITLGDLGTRDGLLGGINAVIVGNYLTTLGRPATADLELLNELSMPVKALSATL; encoded by the coding sequence ATGGCTGACATCCTCGATCGCGCCCGGACCCAGGTGCTGGAGAACGGCATCGGGCTCGGCGAGAGCGACATCCTCGAGGTGCTGACCCTGCCGGACGAGGACCTCCCCGCCGCGCTGCAGCTCGCCCACGAGGTGCGCATGCGCTGGTGCGGGCCGGAGGTCGAGGTCGAGGGCATCGTCTCGCTGAAGACCGGTGGCTGCCCGGAGGACTGTCATTTCTGCTCGCAGTCCGGCCTGTTCACCTCGCCGGTGCGCGCGGTGTGGCTGGACATCCCGCAGCTGGTCGAGGCCGCGAAGCAGACCGCGGCGACCGGCGCGACCGAGTTCTGCATCGTGGCCGCGGTGCGCGGGCCGGACGCGCGGCTGATGAAGCAGATGCGCGAGGGCGTCGCCGCGATCCGGGCGGCGGTGGACATCCAGGTCGCCGCGTCGCTCGGCATGCTCACCCAGGAGCAGGTCGACGAGCTCGTCGAGATGGGCGTGCACCGCTACAACCACAACCTGGAGACCTGCCGGTCGTACTTCCCGAACGTGGTGTCCACGCACTCCTGGGAGGAGCGCTGGGAGACGCTGCGGATGGTGCGTGAGTCCGGCATGGAGGTCTGCTGCGGCGGCATCATCGGCCTGGGCGAGAGCGTGGCGCAGCGGGCCGAGTTCGCGGCGCAGCTGGCCTCGCTCGACCCGCACGAGGTGCCGCTGAACTTCCTGAACCCGCGCCCGGGGACGCCGCTGGCCGACCAGCCGGTGCTGGCGCCGCGGGACGCGCTGCGGGCGATCGCGGCGTTCCGGCTGGCGATGCCGAGGACGATCCTGCGGTACGCAGGTGGTCGCGAGATCACGCTCGGCGACCTCGGCACGCGCGACGGCCTGCTCGGCGGTATCAACGCGGTGATCGTCGGCAACTACCTGACCACGCTCGGCCGTCCGGCCACCGCGGACCTGGAGCTGCTGAACGAGCTGAGCATGCCGGTCAAGGCGCTGTCCGCGACCCTGTGA